Within the Bacillus pumilus genome, the region TTATAATCAACAGCCGTTCGTCTTAGAATGTTTTGATCATTGACAAGCTTTTTGAGCTGATTTATGACAAATTTACGGTATAATGGGTTCAGATTGGAGTGAAGAAAGATGAATCAATCTGATATGTGCCCGCGGTTTGAAAAAGCAGTTGAGTTATTGAGTAAACGCTGGGTTGCACTGATTGTTTTTCAGCTTCTCTCAGGTCCGCAGCGCTTTAGTGAAATTGAGGCCGCTCTGACAAATTTAAGCGGAAGAGTATTATCTGAGAG harbors:
- a CDS encoding winged helix-turn-helix transcriptional regulator gives rise to the protein MNQSDMCPRFEKAVELLSKRWVALIVFQLLSGPQRFSEIEAALTNLSGRVLSERLKELEAAGIVKREVFAETPVRIEYSLTDMGRSLAPVFEEISKWSTEWITLES